The following proteins come from a genomic window of Malus domestica chromosome 02, GDT2T_hap1:
- the LOC103411265 gene encoding transcription termination factor MTERF6, chloroplastic/mitochondrial-like has product MILLHNLKTLRLVNSLFSCAFASKPKRFVLADPKPSKLCLPNQLLCRPITSEISETHQDFKVNYLINTCGLSPEGAISVSKRVTLESPKKAESVLALFRNHGLSQTQISKVVRARPKILSADPEKTLLPKLEFFSSLGVSRVDLAKTLAYNPHLLVISLANRIVPTYDFLRSILSEKNVVALFKRYSRIFMESQFKNVIPNIELLRESGMRPRGISLVLTYCTPVLMVRPEQLGQLVAEVKEMGFNLEKTTSVNALRALCGKNKLVWNRSREALKSWGWSDDDILSAVKKNPQCMIVSEQKLMRAMDLLVNKMGWSSEMIAKYPVVLSLSLERRLIPRCSVVKVLLLKGWIDDNLNLGSVLKPTDKQFLEMFVNRYLGKVPRLLSVYQGKVDIQDA; this is encoded by the coding sequence ATGATTCTACTCCACAATTTGAAGACCCTCCGATTAGTTAATTCTCTATTTTCTTGTGCATTTGCATCCAAACCTAAAAGATTTGTTCTTGCTGATCCAAAACCCTCAAAACTTTGTCTTCCAAATCAGTTGCTTTGCAGACCCATCACCTCAGAAATCTCAGAAACCCACCAGGATTTCAAAGTCAATTACCTCATAAACACATGTGGGTTGTCCCCAGAAGGTGCAATTTCAGTATCCAAAAGGGTGACGCTGGAATCTCCAAAAAAGGCAGAATCTGTTTTGGCCCTTTTCAGAAACCATGGATTATCTCAAACCCAGATATCAAAGGTCGTTAGGGCACGTCCGAAGATTCTTTCCGCCGATCCGGAGAAAACCCTTTTGCCAAAGCTTGAGTTTTTCAGTTCTCTCGGGGTTTCGAGGGTGGACCTTGCAAAAACTCTGGCTTATAATCCACATCTTCTGGTAATCAGTTTGGCAAACAGGATTGTGCCCACTTATGATTTCCTTAGGAGTATCCTTTCAGAGAAAAATGTTGTTGCTCTTTTCAAGCGCTACTCGCGGATTTTCATGGAGAGTCAATTCAAGAATGTGATACCAAATATTGAGCTTTTGAGAGAATCAGGTATGAGGCCACGAGGTATCTCCTTAGTGCTAACATATTGCACTCCCGTTTTGATGGTGCGTCCAGAACAACTTGGTCAGCTTGTGGCTGAGGTTAAGGAAATGGGATTCAATCTGGAAAAAACGACTTCAGTGAATGCACTGCGTGCACTGTGTGGTAAGAATAAGTTGGTATGGAATAGAAGTCGCGAAGCTTTGAAAAGTTGGGGTTGGTCTGATGATGATATTCTCTCTGCGGTCAAGAAGAATCCGCAGTGTATGATTGTGTCTGAGCAGAAGCTAATGCGAGCAATGGATCTTTTAGTGAACAAGATGGGATGGTCCTCAGAAATGATTGCCAAATACCCGGTGGTCCTCAGTTTGAGTTTGGAgaggagacttatcccgaggtgTTCGGTAGTTAAAGTTTTGTTGTTGAAAGGTTGGATTGATGACAACTTGAATTTGGGTTCGGTGCTGAAACCTACGGATAAGCAGTTCTTGGAGATGTTTGTGAACAGATATCTTGGCAAAGTACCTCGATTGTTGAGTGTGTATCAAGGAAAGGTGGATATCCAGGATGCATGA
- the LOC103411302 gene encoding protein LATERAL ROOT PRIMORDIUM 1-like isoform X1 — protein MIITYYLKWEFIFCCRSSLFKAPSISLPLPLQIKSKSYETMLGLRDILLIAPTPTSLHHQQHQPISSEHHTALPLPSSAALGVGLGIFPLLTATPHAPIAEGNSDTSHFWGLRKCQDPNSSKQDMLNFGNQNHGGAQQHEQVVDCHGNNDRDGAGGGKSSNMKACKDCGNRAKKGCEYRRCRTCCRGHGYHCSTHVKSTWVPASRRRERQNMVTVAVPGVGGGSGGGEGSSGSSSVAKRPRVAVPSQNASTDANIKRSLPDKVRAPAVFRCHRVTAISNGEAELAYQATVKISGHVFRGLLYDHGVDENNTLPCISQPNLESDTNQRNADSASTPTVPPSNNACPTSTS, from the exons ATGATAATAACATACTATTTGAAGTGGGAGTTCATATTCTGTTGCAGAAGCAGTCTCTTCAAAGCTCCATCcatctctctccccctccctttgcaaatcaaatcaaaatccTATGAAACCATGTTGGGACTCAGAGATATCCTCCTCATTGCCCCAACTCCAACTTCCTTGCACCACCAACAACATCAACCCATTTCCTCCGAACACCACACAGCCCTCCCTCTGCCGTCCTCCGCCGCTCTCGGCGTCGGCCTTGGAATCTTCCCTCTTCTCACCGCCACCCCACACGCACCAATAGCCGAGGGCAACTCTGACACTTCCCACTTCTGGGGACTCAGGAAGTGCCAAGACCCCAACTCTTCGAAGCAGGACATGCTCAACTTTGGAAACCAAAACCATGGTGGCGCTCAGCAGCATGAACAGGTTGTGGACTGTCATGGCAATAATGACAGAGACGGCGCCGGTGGTGGCAAGAGCTCCAATATGAAGGCTTGCAAGGACTGCGGAAACAGGGCAAAGAAGGGGTGTGAGTACAGGAGGTGCAGGACTTGCTGCAGAGGACACGGCTATCACTGCTCTACTCACGTGAAGAGCACGTGGGTACCGGCGTCCAGGCGGCGCGAGCGTCAGAATATGGTCACAGTTGCTGTTCCTGGCGTTGGCGGTGGTAGCGGCGGCGGAGAAG GTTCTTCTGGATCTTCTTCTGTTGCCAAAAGACCAAGAGTTGCTGTTCCATCACAGAATGCAAGTACAG ATGCAAATATCAAACGCTCGTTGCCGGATAAAGTTCGTGCCCCTGCAGTTTTCCGGTGCCACAGAGTCACCGCGATCAGTAACGGCGAAGCTGAGTTAGCGTATCAGGCGACGGTGAAAATAAGCGGCCATGTTTTCAGGGGGTTGCTGTATGATCATGGGGTTGATGAGAACAACACATTACCGTGTATTTCACAACCGAATTTGGAAAGTGATACAAACCAAAGAAATGCGGACTCTGCTTCTACTCCGACTGTTCCTCCATCAAACAATGCCTGTCCAACCTCAACCAGCTGA
- the LOC103411302 gene encoding protein LATERAL ROOT PRIMORDIUM 1-like isoform X2 produces the protein MIITYYLKWEFIFCCRSSLFKAPSISLPLPLQIKSKSYETMLGLRDILLIAPTPTSLHHQQHQPISSEHHTALPLPSSAALGVGLGIFPLLTATPHAPIAEGNSDTSHFWGLRKCQDPNSSKQDMLNFGNQNHGGAQQHEQVVDCHGNNDRDGAGGGKSSNMKACKDCGNRAKKGCEYRRCRTCCRGHGYHCSTHVKSTWVPASRRRERQNMVTVAVPGVGGGSGGGEGSSGSSSVAKRPRVAVPSQNANANIKRSLPDKVRAPAVFRCHRVTAISNGEAELAYQATVKISGHVFRGLLYDHGVDENNTLPCISQPNLESDTNQRNADSASTPTVPPSNNACPTSTS, from the exons ATGATAATAACATACTATTTGAAGTGGGAGTTCATATTCTGTTGCAGAAGCAGTCTCTTCAAAGCTCCATCcatctctctccccctccctttgcaaatcaaatcaaaatccTATGAAACCATGTTGGGACTCAGAGATATCCTCCTCATTGCCCCAACTCCAACTTCCTTGCACCACCAACAACATCAACCCATTTCCTCCGAACACCACACAGCCCTCCCTCTGCCGTCCTCCGCCGCTCTCGGCGTCGGCCTTGGAATCTTCCCTCTTCTCACCGCCACCCCACACGCACCAATAGCCGAGGGCAACTCTGACACTTCCCACTTCTGGGGACTCAGGAAGTGCCAAGACCCCAACTCTTCGAAGCAGGACATGCTCAACTTTGGAAACCAAAACCATGGTGGCGCTCAGCAGCATGAACAGGTTGTGGACTGTCATGGCAATAATGACAGAGACGGCGCCGGTGGTGGCAAGAGCTCCAATATGAAGGCTTGCAAGGACTGCGGAAACAGGGCAAAGAAGGGGTGTGAGTACAGGAGGTGCAGGACTTGCTGCAGAGGACACGGCTATCACTGCTCTACTCACGTGAAGAGCACGTGGGTACCGGCGTCCAGGCGGCGCGAGCGTCAGAATATGGTCACAGTTGCTGTTCCTGGCGTTGGCGGTGGTAGCGGCGGCGGAGAAG GTTCTTCTGGATCTTCTTCTGTTGCCAAAAGACCAAGAGTTGCTGTTCCATCACAGAATGCAA ATGCAAATATCAAACGCTCGTTGCCGGATAAAGTTCGTGCCCCTGCAGTTTTCCGGTGCCACAGAGTCACCGCGATCAGTAACGGCGAAGCTGAGTTAGCGTATCAGGCGACGGTGAAAATAAGCGGCCATGTTTTCAGGGGGTTGCTGTATGATCATGGGGTTGATGAGAACAACACATTACCGTGTATTTCACAACCGAATTTGGAAAGTGATACAAACCAAAGAAATGCGGACTCTGCTTCTACTCCGACTGTTCCTCCATCAAACAATGCCTGTCCAACCTCAACCAGCTGA
- the LOC103411292 gene encoding transcription termination factor MTERF15, mitochondrial-like, translating to MVLFSNFKHLRLVSSQFFYTFASKPKRFVSFDPNPSNFSLPNQLLYRPFASKISETQHHFTVNYLINSCGLSPEGAVSAFKMFKLRSSENADSVLALLRNHGLSETQISKVFRSAPKILQLDPQKILLPKIEFFSSLGISREDLAKAVARKPNLLVMSLQNRIMPTYDFLRSMLLSEKNVVTVIKRSSWIFVEGHRKHLVRNVGLLRELGMPQTCIAFLLTHCSSVLMLNPEKLGKLVGEVKEMGINVENTTFASALDTLCGNNKLVWNRSREAYKKWGWSEDDVLSAFKRCPTCMIMSEQKLMQSMDFLVNKIRWSSGMIAKYPVVMNLSLERRLIPRCSVVKVLLLKGLINENFNLGSVVIPAEKQFLETFVNRYLGKVPQLLSVYQGKVDIQDA from the coding sequence ATGGTACTGTTCTCCAATTTCAAGCACCTCAGGTTGGTTTCGTCacaatttttttatacatttgCATCCAAACCCAAAAGATTTGTCTCTTTCGATCCCAACCCCTCAAACTTTTCTCTTCCAAATCAGTTGCTTTACAGACCCTTCGCATCAAAAATCTCAGAAACCCAACACCATTTCACAGTCAATTACCTCATAAACTCATGTGGGTTGTCCCCAGAAGGTGCAGTTTCAGCATTCAAGATGTTCAAGTTGCGATCTTCAGAAAATGCAGACTCTGTTTTGGCACTTTTGAGAAACCATGGACTCTCTGAGACCCAAATCTCAAAGGTTTTCAGGTCAGCCCCAAAAATTCTTCAACTCGATCCTCAGAAAATCCTTCTGCCCAAGATTGAGTTTTTCAGCTCTCTGGGAATTTCAAGGGAGGATCTTGCAAAAGCTGTGGCTCGTAAACCAAACCTCTTGGTAATGAGCTTGCAAAACCGGATTATGCCCACTTATGATTTTCTCAGGAGTATGCTGCTTTCTGAGAAAAATGTTGTTACAGTGATCAAGCGCTCCTCGTGGATTTTTGTCGAAGGCCACCGCAAGCATTTGGTGCGAAATGTCGGGCTTTTGAGGGAACTAGGTATGCCCCAAACATGTATTGCTTTCTTGCTAACTCACTGCAGTTCTGTTTTGATGCTAAATCCTGAAAAACTTGGTAAACTTGTGGGGGAAGTTAAGGAAATGGGAATCAATGTGGAAAATACAACCTTCGCAAGTGCACTAGATACTTTGTGTGGTAACAATAAGTTGGTGTGGAATAGAAGTCGCGAAGCTTATAAGAAATGGGGTTGGTCTGAGGACGATGTTCTTTCTGCTTTTAAGCGGTGCCCAACTTGTATGATTATGTCGGAGCAGAAGCTAATGCAATCGATGGATTTTTTAGTGAACAAGATAAGATGGTCGTCAGGAATGATTGCCAAGTACCCTGTGGTCATGAACTTGAGTTTGGAgaggagacttatcccgaggtgTTCGGTTGTTAAAGTTTTGTTGTTGAAAGGTTTGATAAATGAGAACTTCAATTTGGGTTCAGTGGTGATACCTGCGGAGAAACAGTTCTTGGAGACGTTTGTGAACAGATATCTTGGCAAAGTACCTCAATTGTTGAGCGTGTATCAAGGGAAGGTCGATATCCAGGATGCTTGA